The nucleotide sequence TGCCCAACCGTTACTCGGGCGGCCAGAACTACCTCAAGGCCAACACCACCAAGGTCTTCCCGCCCGCCGGCGCCGGCTTCACCTTCGACATCGCCGCGCCCTACGGCCTGAACAAGGTGCTCGCGCTCGCCAGCCGCACGCCCCTGAACATCGACCAGATCGCTCAGTTCAAGACCCAGCAAAGTGGCTTCGCCACCAGCAGCGTGCAGGGTCAGCAGCAACTCGCCCAGGCGCTGAGCATCGTCGTCAACCCCGTCGCGCAGCCCATTCCCCAGAACAGCTGGGACTCGGCCACCGCGTTCTACAACGTCGCCCAGCGCCCCGTGGCGGCCCCGGCCCCCGTGCGTCCGGCCTACCCCTGGACCCAGGTCCGCACCTGGCGCTCCTACACCCCCTACACCCAGGGCACCAACGTGGTGACGGTCTACCAGAACTACAACACCCAGCTCACCGACCAGGGCTACCGCCTGGTGAGCCGCAACCAGCGCGGCGACAACCTCTACGCCACCTACCGCAGCAACAGCGGCACCGCCCAGCTGCTCATCCGTCTGGTCAACGGCCAGTTCGAAGTGCGCATTACCCGATAATCAGTGCAGATGGCTCAATGCTGATGGCCGATGGCTAAAGGCAAGAGAGGCAGGCCGGGAGATTCCAAACTCCCGGCCTGCCCCTTTTCTCCCCTCTCCTCTCTACTCTCCCCCCCTCTACCCTCATACGGATTCCGATTGAATCTGGTCGTTTCAGATTCAATCCGAGCGGATGCGAGTAGGAAAAAATACGGATTCTGCGATATGGATGCACAGGCGGCGCTTTCCCGACTGTGCAGGAATTAAGCGGAATCCGTATCAGCCCTCTACTGCGCCAGCGGCGCATACGCCTGCGCCCCCACGCTCAGGGGCGACGGCTCCCGCCCGGCGCGGATGGCGGCGGCTCCGGCCAGCGCAATCATCGCGCCGTTGTCGGTGTTCAGGCCCTTGCCGGGAAAGACCACATGCAGCCCGGTCTGCGCGAAGGCGTCCCGGAGGGCGCGGTTGGCCGCCACCCCGCCCGACACGACCACCGTGCGGCGGCCCAGGTGTTCGGCGGCCCGCACGGTGGTCTTCACCAGAAACCCCACGGCGGCCCGCTCGAAACTGGCGGCGAGGTCCTCGGGTTTCGCTCCGGCTTTGTGGGCCAGCAGCGCCGCCGTCTTGAGACCGCTGAAGCTGAAATCGAAGGCCTTCTGGCCCTTGAGCGGTTCCTTGAACGGCACGGCGTCCGGGTCACCCCGCGTGGCTGCCTCGCTGATGGCCGGGCCGCCGGGGTAGCCCAGGCCGCACAGCCGCGCCACCTTGTCGAAGGCCTCGCCCGCCGCGTCGTCCAGGGTGGCGCCCACCAGCCGGTAGTCGCCCTCCTGCACCACGTCGAACAGGTGGGTGTGCCCGCCGGAGACGACCAGCGCGAGATAAGGGGCCTGAAGCTGCTCCTCCGACGCGGCGGCGAAGAT is from Deinococcus wulumuqiensis R12 and encodes:
- the tsaD gene encoding tRNA (adenosine(37)-N6)-threonylcarbamoyltransferase complex transferase subunit TsaD, which translates into the protein MTRFILGIDTSCDDTGVGIVELVPASGGTGGGVEVRANRVWSQTVHAQYGGVMPELASREHVERIDSILGDALAESGLDLTDLGAVAATSGPGLVGALLVGLMYGKGLAQALGVPFYAAHHLEGHIFAAASEEQLQAPYLALVVSGGHTHLFDVVQEGDYRLVGATLDDAAGEAFDKVARLCGLGYPGGPAISEAATRGDPDAVPFKEPLKGQKAFDFSFSGLKTAALLAHKAGAKPEDLAASFERAAVGFLVKTTVRAAEHLGRRTVVVSGGVAANRALRDAFAQTGLHVVFPGKGLNTDNGAMIALAGAAAIRAGREPSPLSVGAQAYAPLAQ
- a CDS encoding DUF4384 domain-containing protein — protein: MKKLLTLSALTATLAATASAAPVISAQSIIVNPVQNNVNVRVWTNKDTSGTRTPNYFPGERIQISTSVDQDAYVYLFNVDPEGKVDLILPNRYSGGQNYLKANTTKVFPPAGAGFTFDIAAPYGLNKVLALASRTPLNIDQIAQFKTQQSGFATSSVQGQQQLAQALSIVVNPVAQPIPQNSWDSATAFYNVAQRPVAAPAPVRPAYPWTQVRTWRSYTPYTQGTNVVTVYQNYNTQLTDQGYRLVSRNQRGDNLYATYRSNSGTAQLLIRLVNGQFEVRITR